One region of Bdellovibrio bacteriovorus genomic DNA includes:
- a CDS encoding fumarylacetoacetate hydrolase family protein has protein sequence MKLGSLKSALSKDGELCVVSRDLKTAVKATHIAPNLREALESWKDKEASLQKLYTDLNEGKAANAFPVKESDFHSALPRTWLFADGSAFIYHIKLVRMARKAALPETLETVPLMYQGECGQFLAPTEDIPQRDFAHGTDFEGEVGVVTDFVPMGVTPDEALKYIRLFVLINDVSLRGLIPEELAGGFGFFQSKPASALSPFAVTADELGEAYKGGRVHLPLNVTYNGQFFGKANAGAMHFHFGQLIAHAAKTRNLAAGTVIGSGTVSNDDHASGSSCLAEKRMIEQIENGAIKTPFMKAGDTIEMQMSDAQGQSIFGKISQKVKAV, from the coding sequence GTGAAACTGGGTTCTTTAAAATCAGCGCTAAGTAAAGATGGTGAATTGTGTGTTGTCAGCCGTGACTTAAAAACGGCGGTCAAAGCGACACACATTGCTCCGAATTTGCGAGAAGCGCTGGAGTCGTGGAAAGACAAAGAAGCTTCTTTGCAGAAGCTTTATACGGATTTGAATGAAGGGAAAGCCGCGAATGCTTTTCCTGTAAAGGAAAGCGATTTCCATTCAGCGCTTCCACGCACATGGCTTTTTGCTGACGGCTCTGCTTTTATCTATCACATCAAACTCGTTCGCATGGCCCGTAAAGCGGCTTTGCCTGAAACACTGGAAACAGTTCCTTTGATGTATCAAGGGGAGTGTGGGCAGTTCCTAGCGCCGACCGAAGATATTCCGCAGCGTGATTTCGCTCACGGAACTGACTTTGAAGGCGAAGTGGGTGTGGTTACAGATTTTGTTCCAATGGGCGTCACTCCCGATGAGGCTTTAAAGTACATCCGTTTGTTTGTTTTGATTAACGACGTTTCTTTACGCGGTTTGATTCCTGAAGAGCTCGCAGGCGGATTTGGTTTCTTCCAAAGTAAGCCTGCTTCAGCGCTTTCTCCGTTTGCAGTGACCGCGGATGAGTTGGGTGAAGCCTATAAAGGCGGTCGCGTTCATTTGCCGTTGAATGTGACTTACAATGGTCAGTTTTTCGGAAAAGCGAATGCAGGTGCCATGCACTTCCATTTCGGTCAGTTGATTGCGCACGCCGCGAAGACACGCAATTTGGCGGCGGGAACTGTGATTGGTAGTGGAACTGTTTCAAACGATGATCACGCCAGTGGTTCAAGCTGTTTGGCTGAAAAGCGCATGATTGAACAAATTGAAAACGGCGCCATTAAGACGCCGTTTATGAAAGCAGGCGACACCATTGAAATGCAGATGTCGGATGCTCAAGGTCAAAGTATCTTTGGAAAGATTTCTCAAAAGGTGAAGGCTGTTTAA
- a CDS encoding cytochrome C oxidase subunit IV family protein yields the protein MASNTQNDPNVLHPHITPMSTYLKVGGALFGLTFLTVIAHQFNAQLGAFAAFVAFAIAAVKAALVLLYFMHLKDDTNMNRAIFASGFFFLVVLLLFSVVDIATRVTEVSPL from the coding sequence ATGGCTAGCAACACTCAAAACGATCCAAATGTTTTGCATCCACACATCACGCCGATGTCCACTTACCTTAAAGTGGGCGGCGCTTTGTTTGGTTTGACTTTCTTGACCGTGATCGCGCATCAATTCAACGCTCAGCTTGGTGCTTTCGCAGCTTTCGTTGCGTTTGCTATCGCGGCGGTGAAAGCGGCTCTGGTTTTGTTGTACTTCATGCACTTGAAAGACGACACAAACATGAATCGCGCTATTTTCGCGTCTGGTTTCTTCTTCCTAGTAGTTCTTCTCCTCTTCAGCGTTGTTGATATCGCAACACGTGTGACTGAGGTAAGTCCTCTATAA
- a CDS encoding protoheme IX farnesyltransferase yields the protein MLRTFADLTKFGIVVFSVLAGLAGYATGFQIEQTFSWKEFLETLLSIYFLASGSLALNQVQEWKLDQKMPRTSKRPIAAGKIKPAAAGILAVSFLVVGLNFLFTLEPVAGWVGLVCVFLYNVAYTMYWKRRWVYAAVPGAIPGALPVTIGYAVANPDIFNPESLYLFLIMFLWQMPHFWVLAIKFKDDYAAGGVPTLPVALGMERTLFQIGLYTFVYVGVALAAPMFVHASWMFVLLTFPFCFKVLQEFYRYYKSNGTERWLAFFMWLNVSMLVFIVIPVIDKWNFLFIHSN from the coding sequence GTGCTAAGAACATTCGCCGATCTTACCAAATTTGGCATAGTCGTCTTCTCGGTTCTTGCGGGATTAGCCGGCTATGCCACTGGTTTTCAAATCGAACAAACATTTAGCTGGAAAGAGTTCTTAGAAACTCTGTTGAGTATTTACTTCCTGGCTTCCGGATCTTTGGCTTTAAACCAAGTTCAAGAATGGAAACTGGATCAAAAGATGCCTCGCACATCCAAGCGTCCGATTGCGGCTGGAAAAATCAAACCAGCAGCAGCCGGAATTTTGGCTGTCAGTTTCTTAGTTGTTGGTTTGAATTTCTTGTTCACCCTTGAGCCTGTTGCAGGCTGGGTGGGCTTGGTTTGTGTATTCTTATACAATGTCGCATATACCATGTACTGGAAGCGCCGCTGGGTTTATGCCGCAGTTCCAGGAGCCATTCCCGGGGCATTGCCGGTGACGATCGGTTACGCTGTTGCCAATCCCGACATCTTCAACCCTGAATCACTGTATCTGTTCCTAATCATGTTCTTGTGGCAGATGCCGCACTTCTGGGTTCTAGCGATTAAGTTCAAAGACGATTATGCCGCTGGGGGAGTCCCGACTTTACCTGTGGCGCTAGGGATGGAACGCACTCTTTTCCAAATTGGCCTTTATACTTTCGTGTATGTGGGTGTAGCTTTGGCGGCACCGATGTTCGTGCATGCAAGTTGGATGTTCGTTCTTCTGACGTTCCCGTTCTGTTTTAAAGTTCTTCAAGAATTCTATCGCTACTATAAATCAAACGGCACAGAGCGCTGGTTGGCGTTTTTCATGTGGCTGAATGTTTCGATGCTGGTCTTCATCGTAATTCCGGTAATCGATAAATGGAACTTTTTGTTCATCCATTCCAACTAA
- a CDS encoding superoxide dismutase family protein, translating into MKKILLVAPVALIFAGCSLFQKKTSDSTTSKTSEQTSSQDAAVLAPTRAQAVLKASHDSKVKGIIHFTEDGNLKIETMAEGLKPGPHGFHIHEVGDCSKGDFSSAGGHFNPTQAHHGAADSKHRHAGDLGNLMANNKGKANVTMTVEGLTLKPGPNSIIGKSVIIHKDKDDLKSQPAGNSGPRIACGVIEAVK; encoded by the coding sequence ATGAAAAAAATATTACTCGTAGCACCCGTTGCTTTGATATTTGCCGGCTGTAGCTTGTTTCAAAAAAAGACTTCAGATTCAACAACTTCCAAGACCTCAGAACAAACGTCGTCTCAAGACGCCGCGGTCTTGGCTCCAACAAGAGCCCAAGCTGTCCTCAAGGCTTCTCACGACTCAAAAGTAAAAGGGATTATTCATTTTACCGAAGATGGAAACCTGAAAATCGAAACGATGGCGGAAGGTTTAAAGCCCGGCCCTCATGGATTTCATATTCACGAAGTAGGTGATTGTTCTAAAGGTGATTTCTCTTCAGCTGGCGGCCACTTTAATCCGACTCAGGCGCATCACGGCGCTGCAGATTCTAAGCATCGTCACGCAGGCGATTTAGGAAATTTGATGGCGAACAACAAAGGTAAAGCCAATGTGACTATGACGGTAGAAGGACTGACATTAAAGCCAGGGCCTAACAGCATCATTGGGAAATCTGTCATCATTCACAAAGACAAAGATGATTTGAAATCTCAACCCGCTGGAAACTCAGGTCCACGCATCGCATGTGGAGTTATTGAGGCTGTAAAATAA
- a CDS encoding outer membrane beta-barrel protein, with protein MKKLALSLMTVVGLMSSSALADIDYGLEVGIRSQSGDVDSGASTSSQMGFQFGATAHFPISGPLHLRTGLLYTQRPLTVDGPPENKVTMNYLDIPVALMYKFEEYAGVFAGVSLGMNLDKNADIGNVTGVKSPLIPLLIGASFKFAPDFGIALYYESASGEVADGLKDYRAVGANLQITFD; from the coding sequence ATGAAAAAGTTAGCTCTTTCATTGATGACAGTTGTGGGATTGATGTCCTCTTCAGCGTTGGCCGACATCGATTACGGATTAGAAGTAGGTATTCGCAGCCAATCTGGCGATGTGGATTCAGGAGCGTCTACAAGCTCACAGATGGGATTCCAATTCGGAGCAACAGCGCACTTTCCGATTTCAGGTCCTTTGCACTTAAGAACGGGTCTGCTTTACACACAAAGACCTTTGACGGTCGACGGTCCTCCAGAAAATAAAGTGACGATGAACTACTTAGATATCCCCGTCGCTCTTATGTACAAATTTGAAGAGTACGCAGGTGTGTTTGCCGGTGTTTCTTTGGGTATGAACTTGGATAAGAATGCTGACATTGGAAATGTGACTGGAGTTAAGTCTCCGCTGATTCCTCTTTTGATTGGCGCAAGCTTCAAGTTTGCTCCTGATTTTGGAATTGCATTGTATTATGAATCAGCAAGTGGCGAAGTGGCTGATGGTTTGAAAGACTATCGTGCTGTTGGTGCAAACTTGCAGATCACTTTTGACTAA
- the maiA gene encoding maleylacetoacetate isomerase: protein MSSMTLYNYFRSSTSYRVRLALNVKGLNFEYKPINLLKAEQRSEAYLKINPLGGLPTLVHGGKNIPESFAIMEYLDEVFPEPALFPKDAYLKARVRQVCEVINSFMHPMCNLKTLNYLEKTHGYDQARKEEWAGFWLPQGLETLEKTLQEFSGTYSFGDTITMADLFLVPQLLTCQRFKVDITKYPTLMKINENCKKLPAFEKAHPFKQIDTPDEFKNK from the coding sequence ATGTCCTCAATGACACTTTACAACTACTTTCGAAGTTCCACCTCTTACCGTGTTCGTCTGGCTTTGAATGTGAAAGGCCTGAATTTTGAATACAAGCCGATCAATCTTTTGAAGGCGGAACAAAGATCCGAAGCGTATTTAAAGATCAATCCGCTGGGTGGTCTACCGACTTTGGTTCATGGTGGAAAAAACATCCCTGAGTCTTTTGCGATCATGGAGTATCTAGACGAAGTATTTCCCGAACCCGCACTGTTCCCAAAAGATGCGTACCTAAAGGCGCGCGTTCGCCAAGTCTGCGAAGTGATCAATTCTTTCATGCACCCTATGTGCAACTTAAAGACTTTGAATTATCTAGAAAAAACTCATGGCTATGACCAAGCCAGAAAAGAAGAGTGGGCCGGATTCTGGCTTCCCCAAGGACTCGAAACTTTAGAAAAAACTTTGCAGGAATTTTCTGGTACTTACAGTTTCGGCGACACGATCACCATGGCGGATTTGTTCCTAGTGCCACAGCTACTTACTTGCCAACGCTTTAAGGTCGACATCACAAAGTACCCAACACTGATGAAGATCAACGAAAACTGCAAGAAACTTCCTGCGTTTGAAAAGGCTCACCCTTTCAAACAAATCGACACACCTGACGAATTCAAAAATAAATAG